One window from the genome of Salvia splendens isolate huo1 chromosome 9, SspV2, whole genome shotgun sequence encodes:
- the LOC121749147 gene encoding UDP-glucuronate 4-epimerase 1-like → MPSLEDGEMFLPSTPGKFKDKSITMHRQFYRCFASTSTMFLWALFLVALTAAYLSFQSFVDSGSRYFSTAWGGIQWEKQVRASAQIRRHNGVSVLVTGAAGFVGTHVSLALKKRGDGVVGLDNFNSYYDPSLKRDRRNLLNSQNIFVVEGDINDARMLAKLFEIVAFTHVMHLAAQAGVRYAMENPQSYVHSNIAGLVTLLEACKTADPQPAVIWASSSSSSVYGLNEKAPFSESDRTDRPASLYAATKKAGEEIAHTYNHIYGLSITGLRFFTVYGPWGRPDMAYFSFTRNILQGKPITIYKGKNNVDLARDFTYIDDIVKGCIGSLDSAKKSTGSGGEKRANAQYRIFNLGNTSPVTVPMMVGILEKQLKVKAKKHMVEMPGNGDVPFTHANISSARKEFGYKPTTDLQTGLRKFVSWYLSYYGYDHGKSVK, encoded by the exons ATGCCATCGTTGGAAGACGGAGAAATGTTTCTGCCGTCGACGCCGGGGAAATTCAAGGACAAATCCATCACGATGCACCGCCAATTCTACCGCTGCTTCGCCTCCACTAGCACCATGTTCCTGTGGGCCCTCTTCCTGGTGGCGCTCACGGCCGCCTATTTAAGCTTCCAGTCATTCGTCGACTCCGGCAGCCGCTACTTCTCCACCGCCTGGGGCGGCATCCAGTGGGAGAAGCAGGTCCGCGCCTCCGCCCAGATCCGCCGCCACAACGGCGTCTCCGTCCTCGTTACCGGCGCCGCCGGCTTCGTCGGCACCCACGTCTCCCTCGCTCTGAAGAAGCGCGGCGACGGCGTCGTCGGATTGGACAACTTCAACAGCTACTACGACCCCTCGCTGAAGCGCGATCGGAGAAATCTCCTCAATTCGCAAAACATCTTCGTTGTGGAGGGCGACATCAACGACGCGCGGATGCTAGCGAAGCTCTTCGAGATCGTGGCGTTCACGCACGTGATGCATCTGGCCGCGCAGGCCGGGGTGAGATACGCTATGGAGAATCCGCAGTCGTATGTGCACAGCAACATCGCGGGCCTCGTAACCCTTCTAGAAGCCTGCAAAACCGCCGACCCGCAGCCCGCAGTAATCTGGGCCAGCTCCAGCTCCAGCTCCGTATATGGCCTAAACGAAAAAGCCCCATTTTCCGAATCGGATCGGACTGACCGACCCGCTTCGCTCTACGCCGCTACTAAAAAGGCCGGTGAGGaaattg CCCACACCTACAACCACATTTACGGGCTATCCATAACCGGGCTCAGATTCTTCACCGTATACGGACCCTGGGGCCGGCCCGACATGGCGTATTTCTCCTTCACCCGTAACATTTTACAGGGGAAGCCAATCACGATCTACAAGGGGAAGAATAACGTGGATCTAGCCCGTGATTTCACCTACATTGATGATATCGTGAAGGGGTGCATCGGGTCGCTTGATTCGGCTAAAAAGAGTACGGGCTCCGGGGGGGAGAAACGAGCCAACGCCCAATACCGGATCTTCAATTTGGGGAATACTTCGCCGGTGACGGTGCCGATGATGGTGGGGATTTTGGAGAAGCAATTGAAGGTGAAGGCGAAGAAGCATATGGTCGAGATGCCAGGAAACGGCGACGTTCCGTTCACTCACGCGAATATCAGCTCGGCCCGAAAGGAATTCGGGTACAAGCCCACGACCGACTTGCAAACCGGGTTGCGGAAGTTTGTTAGTTGGTATTTATCATATTACGGCTACGATCATGGCAAATCTGTAAAGTGA